In Poecile atricapillus isolate bPoeAtr1 chromosome W, bPoeAtr1.hap1, whole genome shotgun sequence, one DNA window encodes the following:
- the LOC131592466 gene encoding olfactory receptor 5V1-like, with protein sequence MAGMNQTQVMEFVLLGFPHSRPFFFALFLTIYLATLLGNSAILSLVSLDRHLHSPMYFFLSHLSCLDLCYSSVTVPKILANTLRPQATISYVGCLVQMFLLMWCAGAECALLAVMAYDRYAAVCQPLHYAQALSHSTCAAAAAACWLWGLLDSAVHTLLASRLSFCGAAQLQHIFCDVPPLLGATCSNTRPNELALHVSSIFVGLSPFLFVVISYLCILATVLGMPLATSRRKAFSTCSAHLLVVTLYFMTANLNYNRPSSGYSPAADVLVSVLYCIVTPMLNPLIYSLRNQEVWGALRKVVRVAGTPGSAGNDA encoded by the coding sequence ATGGCAGGTATGAACCAGACACAGGTGATGGAATTTGTGCTCTTGGGCTTTCCCCACAGCCGGCCTTTcttctttgctcttttcctgACCATTTACCTGGCCACGCTGCTGGGGAACTCTGCAATACTTTCCCTCGTGTCCCTCGATCGCCATCTCCACAGCCCCATGTACTTTTTCCTTAGTCACCTGTCCTGCTTAGACCTTTGCTACTCATCAGTGACGGTGCCCAAGATCCTGGCAAACACTCTGCGCCCACAGGCAACCATCTCCTACGTTGGGTGCCTGGTGCAGATGTTCCTCCTGATGTGGTGCGCGGGGGCCGAGTGCGCGCTGCTCGCTGTCATGGCCTACGACCGCTACGCTGCCGTGTGCCAGCCCCTGCACTACGCCCAGGCCCTGAGCCACAGCacctgtgcagcagctgctgctgcctgctggctctgggggctgctggaCTCGGCCGTGCACACCCTCCTGGCGAGCCGGCTCTCGTTCTGCGgggctgcccagctccagcacatcTTCTGCGACGTGCCGCCGCTGCTGGGGGCCACCTGCAGCAACACCCGCCCCAATGAGCTGGCCCTCCACGTGTCCAGCATCTTCGTGGGACTCAGTCCCTTCCTGTTTGTTGTAATCTCCTACCTTTGCATCCTGGCCACCGTCCTCGGGATGCCGCTGGCCACCAGCCGGCGCAAGGCCTTCTCCACCTGCTCTGCACACCTGCTCGTGGTCACCCTGTACTTCATGACAGCCAACCTGAACTACAACCGGCCCAGCTCGGGTTACTCCCCAGCAGCTGACGTTCTGGTCTCCGTGCTGTACTGCATCGTCACCCCCATGCTCAACCCCCTCATCTACAGCCTTCGCAACCAGGAGGTGTGGGGGGCCCTGCGGAAGGTTGTGCGGGTGGCTGGCACACCAGGCTCCGCAGGCAACGATGCCTGA